GGTTCCCGCGCCGGAACGGAGCGGGACAGGTCGCTTGTGCTGGAAATGTGGGGCGGTGTCGCCAACCGGGGGGTGTCAGATACCGCCCCACAAGCTTGCCCCGAATCAGGGGTTGCGAATCTGGAGCACCCGGCATGAGCCGGGTGGGAGCCCGGTCAGCAATGTGGAACCTGTGGGACACGAACGCCGCCGCGCACTTGCGCGACGGCGTTCTACTTCTGCGGACACCCCCCGTGCCGCATCAGTCCTTCACTCGAGCTAGCCCTTCGCGCGCACCACGCTTCCGACATCACTGAGGACGTCGACAGCGTTGCGGGAGTGCTTGCGAAGCTCCCGGCCGAAGCCGAGAATCACCCGCAGGTCGTGCATGGACAGCAGCCCGAAACGCAGGTGCTCCCAGTCGTCCCGGGCGATGTAGGCCCACAGTTCACCGAGAACCCACTCGAGTTCCTCGATCTCGTGAGTCGTCAGCTCCTGCCAGCTGGCCTTGAGTCCCTGCCGAAGGCGCTCGGCGGCGCGTTCTACCGCCTTGGCCTTGCGTATCTGGAACGTGCGCATTCCGATATCTTCGTCGGTCACGTCAGGTCGATTGTTCACTGTTCACACTCACCTCCTACGTCTCATCAGTTCGCCGCGCTGACACGCATCCCTTGTTTTAGAATGGGGCGAGACCTTCTCATAGCGCGTTCACAATCCTCTCACGAAAGGTAGTCGATGGAGTTCAGCGAGGTAGTCGCCAGGCGCCGAAGTGTGCGCCACTTCAATGCAAAGCAGGCCGTTTCGGAGTCTGACGTGCGTGCGCTGCTGCTTGCCGCAACGAGCGCTCCGAGTGCCGGGAACATCCAGCCTTGGAGATTCACCGTCGTACGTAGTCTTGAGGCGCGCGAACGTCTTGCGGGCGCGCTGCACCAGCGATGGGCGACTTCGGCGCCGGTGGTGATAGTCGTCTCCGTCGATCCTCGGCCATGTTCCGCCCGCTATGGTTCGAGGGGGGAGATGCTCTACGCCATCCAGGACACAGCCGCCGCGGCGAATCACATACTGCTCGCGGCGGTGGAGCGGGGGCTCGCCTCGTGTTGGATCGGCGCGTTCGATGAGAAGGCGGTCCGCGAGGCTATCGGGGTCGGGGAACCCATCACGCCGGTAGCCGTTCTGCCGATCGGCTACTCTGCTGAGTCCGCAGGCAAGCCTGCGCGCCGCCCGCTCGAGGAAGTAACCACGTGGCTCTGAGCTTCGACAGCCTCGACGATCTCCGCACCCACATCGGAGATTGCCACAGGTGTCCGCTCGGCGATACGCGCACCACGCTTGTGTTCGGCGTGGGCGATCCCCGTGCGGACGTGTTGTTCATCGGCGAAGCGCCCGGGCGAAGCGAGGACCTGAGGGGCGAGCCGTTCGTCGGCGCCGCAGGGCAGCTGCTCGACGAGCTGCTCTCTTCGGCAGGTATGAGGCGTCAGGAGGTCTACATCGCCAACATCCTCAAGTGTCGTCCTCCGGGCAACAGGGACCCTCTGGCCGAGGAGATCGACACGTGCACTCCGTTTCTGCGCGAGCAGGTCAGGCTGATCCACCCTCGCGTCATCGTGACGCTGGGCAACTACGCGACGAGATTCGTGCTCAAGATGGATACCGGCATAACGCGACTGAGGGGCACCGTCCAGAAGGCCGGCGCGTTTCCGGTGATGCCGATATTCCATCCTGCGGCGGCGCTGTACGATCGTACGAAGCGCGACGTTCTGTTCGAGGACTTCCGGCAGCTGCGCGCCTTGCTCGACACCCCCGCTCCCTCCGAGCCCGTCCAAGGCTCGCTCTTCGAAGGGTACTCGATGGCAGTTCTGCGCATGCGAACGACAGCGGCTGCGGCGACCATTGCCGCTGGCCGTTCGCTGGCTGCGATCCTTCGTGCTGGAGATGTGCTGCTGCTCGCCGGCGATCTCGGCGCCGGGAAGACAGCGCTTGCGAAGGGCGTTGCCCAGGGCCTCGACGTTGAAGAACCGGTGACGAGCCCGACCTTCAACATCCTGCTCGTGCATCGCGGGCGTCTGACGCTCAACCACTTCGATCTCTACCGTCTGGAGACCGCCGGCCAGCTCGAGGACATCGACTACTGGGGGACGCTAGAGTCCGGCGGGGTCTCGATCGTCGAATGGGGAGACCGGTTCTCCGAGGCCGCTCCCGTCGACTGCCTCACGGCGACTATTTCGATCGAGGGCGATGACGAACGCAGAATCGAACTGGCACCCACCGGGCCCCGCTCCTCCGAGCTTGCCCAGGCGTGGATCGCGGCCTGTCGTGCGCTGCCCGGCGTGCTCGCCGAGGACGGGGAATCTGCATGAGCGCCTTCGTCCTTGCGATGGATACCGCCACCGAGGAGGTTGCGCTCGCTCTCGGGGAGCGAACCGGGGACCGCGTGGAGCTCGTCGCAGACCGCGACTTCGAGGCCCCGCGAGCGGCGCTTGGGCGGCTGCTCCCGGCCGCCCAGGAGCTGCTTGTCAGGGCTGGCCTCACGCCTTCCGACATAGCGGAGGTGGTGGTCGGTCGCGGGCCGGGGTCGTTCACCGGTGTGCGGATCGGTGTCTCCTCGGCCAAGGGGTTCGCCCACGGGCTCGGGGCACCGCTCTTTGGCGTGGGAACCCTCGACGCGATAGCCTGGCGGTTCGCGGAGACAGACGGGCTCCTTGGCGTGGTGGGGGATGCGATGCGAGGCGAGGTCTACCCGGCGCTGTTTCGCGTGGCATCGGGGCAGGTGAGGCGGCTTTCGGATGATACGGTCATGAGTCCGGTGGCAGCGGCACAGATGTGGGCGGAATCGGTCGACGAGCCGCTCGTGCTGGTCGGCAACGGCTTGCGCAAGTACGAGGACGTGTTCTGCGCGACCCTCGGCTCGAGAGCCGTGGTCGCCGGTCGCCCGATGTGGACTCCCGCAGGCGTTGGACTGCTTGCGGCCTATGCTGATGCGCGACTACGCGGAGTCCTTGGCGACGGGCA
The nucleotide sequence above comes from Actinomycetota bacterium. Encoded proteins:
- a CDS encoding nitroreductase family protein — encoded protein: MEFSEVVARRRSVRHFNAKQAVSESDVRALLLAATSAPSAGNIQPWRFTVVRSLEARERLAGALHQRWATSAPVVIVVSVDPRPCSARYGSRGEMLYAIQDTAAAANHILLAAVERGLASCWIGAFDEKAVREAIGVGEPITPVAVLPIGYSAESAGKPARRPLEEVTTWL
- the tsaE gene encoding tRNA (adenosine(37)-N6)-threonylcarbamoyltransferase complex ATPase subunit type 1 TsaE, whose protein sequence is MRTTAAAATIAAGRSLAAILRAGDVLLLAGDLGAGKTALAKGVAQGLDVEEPVTSPTFNILLVHRGRLTLNHFDLYRLETAGQLEDIDYWGTLESGGVSIVEWGDRFSEAAPVDCLTATISIEGDDERRIELAPTGPRSSELAQAWIAACRALPGVLAEDGESA
- the tsaB gene encoding tRNA (adenosine(37)-N6)-threonylcarbamoyltransferase complex dimerization subunit type 1 TsaB, which produces MSAFVLAMDTATEEVALALGERTGDRVELVADRDFEAPRAALGRLLPAAQELLVRAGLTPSDIAEVVVGRGPGSFTGVRIGVSSAKGFAHGLGAPLFGVGTLDAIAWRFAETDGLLGVVGDAMRGEVYPALFRVASGQVRRLSDDTVMSPVAAAQMWAESVDEPLVLVGNGLRKYEDVFCATLGSRAVVAGRPMWTPAGVGLLAAYADARLRGVLGDGQPGAVLPVYTRLSDAEENELRALGNAPEMTPDSGVAGPRGVNGL